The Macadamia integrifolia cultivar HAES 741 chromosome 3, SCU_Mint_v3, whole genome shotgun sequence genome segment tggtagaatTGTGAAAATATTGCATAGACTCTTTTTTCAGGGTAAAATAGAATCATTATATACACATCCGTCAATTTCAGGCGTAGCCCTTCAAAATGTTATATCCCTCCAACAAAATTGAAAGAACAGTTTAGCCGAAAGATGAGCTGGTTAATTGACATTATAATATAAGACTTTGGGGAGACGGTTTCCCACGAGGCCCTAGTACTAATTTGGGCATATGGGAAACCCCCATAGAAATCATCAAACAAAGAGagttttgaagagagagagagagagagagtggggcTGATACAATTGTTTTGGCATGCAGAAGTTTTCACACACACACTGGCGTTGTGTGGAAACGTTTTCCATGACTTTATTACAAAAGTGTGAATCACGAGAAAGAAACTTATGAATGTGGCAAATATGGAATTTGTCCAACCTAGTTGGAAGGACTgtgatatcttttatttttttgctaaaagtcaataaaaatatatattgaatgaatagaaaattaaaatcacAAAGAACGAGAGATGGACTGTGGTATCCTTTAAACCAAAATCCCCTCCATACAAGAAGGATGTGCATGGCTTGTTAAAATCTCAATGGAGTGTTGAAACTTGACACTAATGTaatataaaaattttttttttgggggttttcaaaacaaataaaagaatttttttttttgttagtatttgccttatttttttttgtactaaGACTCAGTATATGAGTATATtatcaaatataaaaattatgGTTATGAATGAGAGATAAATAAACCATTGAGTCACTGcaccaccttcggcattgtcatTTGCAGAGCAATAACACAATCAAATAAACCATTTACCCCATTTGCATGAAgttttatcttttccttttatctttAGCTTTTCCCAAACCCAATGATGCAAAATGTGGatgttgaaaattgaaaaggaaaaggaaaaaatatcttTGAGCCATTGGGGTTTCATGCTATGCCTCTGAGGCTCTgacaatgaaatttttatttatcttttctctctcttaaaaaatatttattttttctctgaGTGAGTGTAGCATAACTGGTAGCTTAGAAAAACATTGCCCAAATTATAATTTGAGACGTTCAAACTAGTGTGCAACTAACACCAATTGCTTCTTTCTAATTGTGTTCAAGTGTAGTGCAACTAACACCAATTGCTTCTCTCTAATTGTGTCTAGGTATGATGATAGACACAACAACATGGGCCCCAAGGGAAAGATCTGGACCATCCAAAGCACTCATTGCAGGTAAAATGTTTAGGTATCATTATGCATGGAACTTGACAAgcaagatgatgatgataggGATAAGCCCGCCCAATACTACTAATTCTCTTATCTATGCTCTCAATGCAGCGGTTTCTGCTTCAGTCTCGGTGGTGTTTTTAGCACTGCTCACAGTGGCTGTGACTTTGTACGTATTCCGTAAAGACCATAAGAGAAACTTGAAGGAAGCCGTCTCCGACATGTCCCCAACCAGATATTCTTACTCTCAGATTAAGAAGTTCACTAATAATTTTTCATCCAAGCTCGGAGAGGGAGGATTTGGAACCGTTTACAAGGGGACACTCATACAACGAAAAGGGGTTCAAGTACCTGTTGCCGTAAAGCTTCTCAAGTCAAAACAAAGTGAGAATCAATTTATGAATGAAGTTGCCACAGTAGGGAGTGTTCACCACCAACACTTGGTGGGTTTGCTGGGTTACTGTGCTTCAGGTCAGAGGCGTGCACTAGTATATGAGTTCATGGAAAAGGGATCCTTGGATAAGTATATCTACAATATAACtgagagagaaggaggagaggtAGTAGAAGATAAATCCAACTTGGCCTTGGAGAGGCTAAGCTATAAACAAATGTATGCTATAGCTTTAGAAACTGCTAGGGGTATACTCTACTTACACCAAGGCTGTAGAAATAGGATATTGCATTGCGATATTAAACCCCAAAATGTGTTGCTTGACTCTAACTTCACAGCCAAAGTGGCGGATTTCGGGCTGGCTAAGATGATGGACAAGGATCATAGTCATGTATCCTTGACAAGGGCTCGAGGCACTCCGGGGTATGTTGCACCAGAGATGTGGCTAAAGAATTATGGTCCAGTCACGGAGAAGTCGGATGTGTATAGCTATGGGATGACACTTCTGGAGATGATTGGAGGAAGGACAAACTATGATCTGGAGGCTGAAGAGTCTAGCCAAGCTTATTTTCCTCTATGGGCGTTTAACAAGGTTAAAATTGGTGAATCACCTTTATTGATGAGAAAGAAGGAGAATGCTTTGGCTGTGATTGATCAGGGGAAAGAAGGAGATGAGGCAATTGTGGAGAGGATTTGTTTGGTAGGTCTATGGTGCATTCAACACATCCCATCTAACAGGCCATACATGGATAGAGTTATCCAAATGTTGGAAGGTAGTGCTGAAATTGATATCCCCCCTAACCCTTTTCCACCGGAGACAGGAGGAGAATTTTGAGGACTTTGGTCGTGACCCTTCCTTCAGTAGTTTTAAGTGTTGAAGACTTGAAGCCATGAGCTTTCCATCTGTAATAGTGTTGTTAATGGCAATTAATTAATGGGTCGCCAGAAGTAGAGACTTGCAATAATTGATAATTCAGTTTGCTAGTATGCTTTGGGGTCTGGATCCTTTTCCCACATGACGACCTTTTTACATCGGATCTCACTGTCCATGAGATATCAAACCACGAGTCAATGGTGTATTTAATGATTTTGACTCGTTGTCTAACTATCATTTTGACTGGGATCATATGTGAAGCTAGCTCCTCCCACCAGCTGGAGAGCTGCTGATCCAAACTTGCATTACTTCCTATTAATAATGATTGAACACTTTGCTTTTTACTCTTTTGAAAGGAGGGCTGTGTTGCAATCCCAGAGCAATGAGTCCAAATATTGTTTCCTCGATAAATGTACAACTTTCGGGgtaaaaaaaagcaagaaaacaCTGCCCCGCTCCTGGTGTCGGTATGCACCAGCAACAACGGTTAATGGTAGAATGTATGTGACGGAGGTACATGTTAGgaggtagtgttctttcttcttatatttATACATTGCTTTAATATTCTAgcgaaaaaaataaataaataaatacattgcTTTAACACATTCTTTCTTCCGTGGCACTAGTCTTTCCTCTATGATCATGTAAACACAAACTTCTAGAAATTGCTCCTTCTAATGCAATGGATCGGGAAGAATTAATGGCCAATTAGTCCAAACCAAATCGGCTATGTGTAGGAATTATTGCACCCATCAATTGCTCTTCTTTGTTAAAGAGTGTCCTTTGCAATCAAGTACCTCCTAAATTATCTCTGAGTCGCTTAAACGATCCATAAATGTCTCTCCATCCAAGCCCAATATATTTTTTCCCTCGGTTCTTGTTTGCATTATAGAATGGGTCAAGGAAGACAGCAGGGAAGTGCATATCTTATTCTATGTTTCAACGCTTCAATTGCGTAAGCCGCACAACCCTTATAAGATAagttagagagcaatttgaggCTGAAATAATAAAGTGCAATTATTATTAGGGAGAGGTATAGGAAAGCTAGCAAGACACCTTGGTATCAGGTGTGTTAGCGATATtttaaccgtaggatttgaGAGAACCGTTAGATTGAGAGGAAATGTCCAAAACTTCAATCCACACCTGTCACACCTTATCACCCTCAGTAGCCATGCCGGAATATTGCCAGGCCGGTGCTCTcagttctcctttttttttttggttgttccTCTCTCTCCGGCAtgaatgtctctctctctcgaaccTTCTTTTTTCAAAGCTTCCTTCTTCCTAGGCAGCAGGTGTGGTAGCAGCAACAActgcactctttttttttttttttttggtttttgttgttaCTCTCTCCCCCTGAtatttcttcttcctggacAGCCACTGCAGTAGCGACGGCGGCCAGCGGCAGCAGCTTCAGCGACGGCGGCAACAActgcactctctttttttcttttggtttttgctgttactctctctctctctctccccccgagctttcttcttcctggacGGCGGCAGCTACTATGGCAGCGGCAACAGCGGCAACATCATCTCAGTTCTTTCTCTAACCCtctttttcctctattttttcagagctttttcttcttggaccgCGGCAGCGGCAGGCAgcttagttctcttcttcttcttttttttgttcctctttctctgagctttcttcttcctgcaCAGCGACAGAGGCAGCGgctacaacctatcataaaaaaaaatgcatatagGAGACACTGAAATCAAAcatacaaggggaaaaaaaaagcttaCTATTCTGGATCCATGTCAGAAATCAAAGGAGGATCCAAAATAGCTACGGTGCAGCGGTTGTAGCctatcataaaaaaatgaatctaggagaaactgaaatcaaacatacaaggggggggggagtttaCTATTCATGATTCATGGCGGAAATCAACTAAAGATCCAAAgctgaactctctctctctctctctctgagctTTTTGCGTTTCTTCTTCTCAGACAGCGGCTGCAGCAGcagcatagtttttttttttcccctggtTTTTGCTGCAGTAGTGGCAATAGTAGCGGCTGCGGGTGCGGCTATGAAGATGGGAAATCGCCGGAGcaagtgagggagaagaagagtgatCGTACAACGTCAGGCTGGGTAAATTACCTAAGACAACAGGTATCTAACGGTATTAATGTAGTCTATCTAATCCAATGGTCTACATTTGCTAGCACACCTGATTCTAGGGTGTCCTGCTAGCTTTCAAGacattttcccttattattattattaattattattattattatatatttttttttttttgtgagaaaagTGCAATTAATAACCCTTATAAGTTCGAAAGCAATTTGAGGATGAAATAACAGAGTGCAATTAGTATGTGCCATTGTTGGGTTGTTTTCACGAAGAGCAGTGGACCAGCTTGATGTCACTTTCATGAATTGATAAAAGACTCTCTCTCCGCTCTTAACTCATATGGCatccacccccctcccccagcGACCCCCtcgaagaaaattttgaaaaataaaagagagagatagagaccaCACTGTGTATAAGGCAAGGTATGTAAaagaatttaatttaaaaaataggtGAAGAATACTCAAGATTAATAACTATAAAGGAGGATAAGTACATGTACTTAATAAACTTTAAGAATAATTACGTCATGTTGCAATGAATGTGCTCCATGGCTAGGGATGGAAAGGTTTTTAATCCCACATCGATCgaatagtgtatgatagttgaGTTTATGATTTGAAAATGATTACTCTACTTTGAAGCTTGAGATTTTGGGTTGAATTATCATCAAATGTTATCAAAGTGGCTTGTTTGTATACAAGCCGTGTGAAGGCCCTTGGCCAAAAAGGGAGGTCTTTTGAtctaaaatacaataaaaatgACTTTGAAACAAAACTTCCATGTAACAATTCTGtcagaagcaagaaaaaaacaCCTCCTCCCTAACTATGTGAATCCCATGCCCAATCCTAACCAACATAAaaatttttaagggtaaaaaaagaattttatttaaaaaaaaaaaaacctattagtaaaagtgaagagtgaagacaatatggtacttggtttttggtttttaacttccatactatccaTAGGggaaaaatctcatcttcttttagcccattgagtaaggagaagttAAAGCTAgtaacatctcattttcttgtaaccCATTGggttattttatcttgggactcccagagcttttggaacattagatgcatgtatacaggtaataatctctcaaattgcataaGTATACTatcgtttttttggtttcgttttttttaaaactacatgtttaatactcgtaccatGTGCTTTCGTCCATTTGCcgtttcctttttcttgaccatttttttttaccataccattcatcatttttatctatttaaaacaTGTACCGTATGTTTCTGTTTTCTTgtcgttttaactaacagtgatccTAACCGGCCACCAGACATTTTGAGTTAGGAACTTGGATCACCCATCCGTGTGTGTATGCTTCATGTTATGGTCTTATGGGGGCGCTTGCCGCACGTCTACTATGTTTTTTTAGGCAAGGTGGAGGCTTTGTTTTAAAGTTAGAAATCGGGGCTGGAATCGGTTACTAGGATCAGCCATTTGTTCTAAAAACTTGCCGAGTCTAGAGACCATGAATTCGCTGGAATCGGGAACATTCCCAGAATCGGCCGATTAAGATTTACCGATCGTTCACGATTCTTGAAACCAAGGGACGGGGGAGGGGCCGAGGAAAAATATCGTGTCTCGCtctttttgttctgttttttgtACTCCGGTGcaagggagagagtgagagagtgagagagtgagagaggaagagatagGAAGTAGTGATGGAAAGGGCGGAGAGCTCCGTAGGAGAAGCAGAGAGGAGGCATTTAGGGGAGACAGCAGGACTTATCATGCGGAGCCGTAACAACCCGGAGCCTCTGTGGCCCACGATCGATGGCCCTCTCGGTCTCTCCGAAGAAGATTCAGTGAGCTATGCCCGTAAGTTCTTCAAGTTCGGATTTCTCTTGCTTCCTTTGCTTTGGGCTGTCAATTGCTTCTACTTCTGGCCCGTTCTTCGCCATTCCCCTTCCTTCCCTCGCATCCGTCGCTGTAAGTCTTTCATCTTGGTATCTTCGATTGTTGTTGTGCAATTCTTTCGTTTCTGTTTAGTTCATCCTTCAAACTGGATGTCTTTcatttgtttatgatttttttgttctACCCCTATCTTGATACGGAATTAGTGCATATAGATTTGATCGGAGAATCCCTAATCTCAACTTTGTCAATTatttttcgaaaaaaaaaataataataaataaataaataaaagaaaaaggaaaagtagATATTTTTTGGAGTGTCAAATTTTGAATTCCTGTTGGCttttattgctattatattttaCTTCTGTGAGGCTACAAGGAAAAGTTATCAAATTGTAAGATGACTCTTGCGTATAATTTCTTGTTGAGTTCATTCCATATCCTGTCTGTCTTCGTTAATAGATCTAGATGTGTGCTACTTGCCTCTTGTCAATCCTTTTATCCGTTAGTGTCTACAGTTTGTTGCATATGGTTCCCCTTCCTCCCAAATCCCCTGTTGTGGTGGGAGCTTATATTTGATGGTTCCCCCTTCATAGTGTCTAccgtttccttttttttttttggtttcactTTGATTCTACATGCAGTTAGCatctgcattttcttttttcttttgcttacattttattttattcagcaTCAGGAAACTATCATATCTAATTCAATTGAAAATATGGCATTAGCGATTCACACTTAAAATACAACATTGAACTGATTTTCCACAGAAACTTAGATGTTTTTTTGGGGTGGCTAGCCTAGATATAGTTTCAGTGCTCTAGATTACTGATTGCATGATTTATTTAATCTAAAAACTAGGAAACCTACTGCTGATTTCAACAATGTCTGGCTCTGCATGAGATCTTGGGAATTTTGCAACGGTTCTGGAGCAAATACCATTGCCAACTTTGCAACTGTGTCAgtctcatagttgtcaaggcgtcccctaggcatccaggcgccTTGATCACCGTGGACTCTTAGGTGGGCACCTCCATCGCCTTTTTGGTTTTGCCTTGCATCTAGACCCCCTTcaacgccttgggttgcctagacgccgtgacaactatggtcaagccttttttgaattttgggtatgGGACCCACGAGAGATGTCTTTTAGGGTTGAAGCTTATGTTAATAAAATAAGTAGTAAATGTGGGTAAAATTGTTGTGTTATGGGTTGGGTAGGCTAGAAGTTATGTTCAGTCCAAATTGATTATGTGTTGCAGGGCGGTAATCTAATTAATTATGATTCGGTTTATGGGCCTAGGGGTTATTTGGTTTTTGGCTTTTGTGGGTTCACTTTATATGGGATTTTAGGGGGTTAAATAGAGTTATGTTGTGGTTCCTAGAATTCCTAGAAGTGCAACAGATATTGAGAGTGTGAGGGAGAgtagagaaaggaaaaataatcctAAGTGAGAAGATCTAACACGCAACAAAATTCTAATTAGTATTCAATCCTTATAAGAATACAAAGTCCTTGGGATTCAATCCCTAAACTGACTTAGTTAACTGATTAGTAGGTTGGTTGATTAACTGTGAAGAATAATCTATTAACAGTATGAGGGAGATTagggaaaggaaagagaatcCTAAGAGAGATCGAACACGCAACAAAATTCTAATTAGTATTCAATATTAATAAGAATACAAAGAAAAGACAAACTAAGCACTATAACATAATGAAGAACAAATactaattaaacataaagaaaaagaaaagacaaaagcACGATAAAACGAAAACTTAAGTCTACAAAGGATGATATAGAGTATTCAAAAAACTCAATTCAAGATCTTCTAAGTCCATTTTCGTAAACGGCCTAAGTATAGTAATTGCCAATTACAATGCATTAGGTCACTAGAGTAGGTAAGGCAAATGATGTTTTTACCAGACAAACCATGAGACATGCAACATCATGCCTCGCCAGAATATTCCATTTGATTTAACATCTAGAAACATACAGCCTCCCAACAAATCAATGTAGTATTGCTAGGATACCACAGTTCATGAATATGCCATTCCAAAGTCCCAACATATAGATGTTCCTTAAACACAAAAAATTACCAATCAtcataagttgggtctactaaaCCATCAAAGAAAGAACATGGCTAGCGTGTGTCATTGTGTCCTAGGATGTAGGATGTATATGGAGTTTTGAGTTGGTAAATGATTATCTCTCTTCCAACTTAATTGGATGTTTTCCCATTACTTCTCTTTATGGGTGAAACATGATTCACATTTCATTTCTCAATAAGCTACTCAGAAACATGATTATATATTCCCCAAAACTCCACCACcactccctccctccctccctcccccttGATGTAGATAATtcacttaatgagcttattttattacaaataagccttaagttgggttatgtatgtattGGGCCTTGGTTCCcatgtgttttctttgtaatgggccactttaatgggcctaaaatatggatagaaattagaaaaacgggatttaattcactAGCTTAGATAaagttctgttttgagtctatttcctttgttattttagttttagtcagtttaggtttccctattagtgaatgattagttaattagtcctactccatgttggaatTCTAGTCCTAATCCTATTtagagtccaactcctattatgtaatgtctTGTCTTACTTGGAGTCTAAttcctagttaggttatgactgcTAATCTGCCCTATTTATGTAGAGGAGCTAATGTACTATAATTAgacaaatttgaaaaaagatgaattgagtttgaatgtttGAGGGCCTGAGGGCTATGTGATTCTTCTCCCCCCTCCTTTCTTTatgcaatctctctcttctcctctattaTGAATCTGATAAGGGAGCTACTGTTAAGGGTTGTTTAGAAGGCACGACAGGATTACTCTATCCTCTTCTTGAAGCTGCTCAGATCACCCAGTTACTGCTCTTGCAGAAACcttcagattctctctcctggGTCTGAAAATCAATAAGGTAAATATCTCATCAATCATCCGTCAAAAGTGTCttaattttttaggtttttgtacacTCCGTGGGGGCtacctacgcccaagagtgcaactcaattggAGTCCTACAGatctggccgcacctctctctcgcCAGCCATATTGGAGgcctttctctcttttatcaggttaggttttgggctgattttacTCCTGGATTGCTATTGTATCATTGGGGgcttatttgatggtcttattcccCGTTTCCTAgccctatttgtcttgtttggggtttataaattgtgggggttagtttcttgtaatctactcctacattaagtggtattagagcctaaCCGAAGATGAAGTTCGTTACTTTgctggacaaagggatacattctATATCCTTGATTGGCTAGATTTTCTGAAAGAATATTTTGAttactataacttgacagagacacgAAAGCTTCAATTTGTTTGCTTCTGGTTGATTGGTTGTGCTAGAGAatggtggagagtccatgaaaagtGACTCCGAGCTTGAGGACATAAGCGTAGGACTtaggaagagatgaagtacgagttagCGATACAATACCTCCCTGCATATAtccaaagaaggctcttccctTCACAGGATTCCCATCAGAATACACCTATAGGTCCCCGAAAGCCACCCGCaggtgacaagagcatgaaggaattgTTTGACCACATGACCATTATGTTGCAACAAATTGCAAAGCAACAACTAGAGAAGACCCTTCCAACCaatgaactagagtcaaaagcTGAGGTTAGTGTCGAAGAAATTCTAGCAATTCCTATTGCCAAGgaagaactagtcattgatgttcccatcaacgagactcatgtggaagaattcgaaagcaacaaggttgccacaatggacaatgaggttgaaaCTGAAGAACTTGACACTAaaacaactgtgatgattgtgaatttccaagaggaagatcctaaggagcttgagattgaaattgtggaggtcaagaacacaGTGGTTGAAGGTGTTCATGCAAAGGATCCCATTGATACATCTGAGGTTATTGAATCTGAGCATGTAaagttcgtcatcccattaaagtatcttgaagatcgagctcctcacattctagactacatccttattatcaaagagttacctgaatttttctatggcttgaagagggacatgcaccatgatataatcaccctcactctacaaaattcgaagacgaattttttctaagagagggagagttgatgtagataagtcacttaatgggcttgttttattgcaaataagccttgtgTTAGGTTATGTTTGTGTTGGGCCTTAGTTCCTATGTGTTtcctttgtaatgggccactttaatgggccatAAAATATGGGTCgaaagtagaaaaacgggatgtaattcattaataaaataagccttgTGTTGGGTTATGTTTGTATTGGGCCTTAGTTACAatgtgttttctttgtaatgggccactttaatgggcctaaaatatgggtagaaagtagaaaaacgagatttaattcattagcttagatagagttttgttttgagtctatttcctttgttatttcaattttagtcaatttaggtttctctattagtgaatgattagttaattagtcctactccatATTGGAATTCTAGTCCTAATcttatttggagtccaactcctattatgtaatgtctAATTCTtagttaggttatgactgcTAGTCTGCCCTCTTTATGTAGAGGAGCTAATGTACTATAATTAAACAGATTtgaaaaaagatgaattgagtttgaatgtttgagagcctgagggctgtgtgattcttctctcccccctccctcctccccttttctttatgcgatctctcttttctcctctatTATGAATCTGATCAAGGAGTTACTGTTAAGGATTGTTTAGAAGGCACGACAGGATTACTCTATCCTCTTCTTGAAGCTACTTAGATCACCCAGTTTTGTTCTTGCAGAAACCTTcaaattttctctcctaggtctgaaaatcaaaaggatAAATATCTCATCAACCGTCCGTCAAAAGTCtcaattttttagatttttgtaCACTCCCTGGGGGCTACCTAtacccaagagtgcaactcaattggAATCCTGCAGATCTGgctgcacctctctctctctctcgccatATTGCAGGCctttctctcctatcgggttgagttttggtctggttttgcTCTTGCATTGCTATTGTATCATTGGGGacttatttgatggtcttattcccTCGTTTTCTGaccctatttgtcttgtttgaggtttataaattgtgggggttagtttcttgtaatctactcctacattaccccctaccaaaaaaaaaaaaaaggaaaagaaaaggaacatgGTTTGACACTTTATAGCCAATTCTTGCTATCATCTTGTCTTTGTGTGTGAGTGGGTGGCACAAAGTTCTTGCTACCATCCAGTTTATGAAAAGCAAATTTAACAAAGTTATAATCTAACTCAGAAGGACCTTTAGACAGTGAAACTTTTGGCCAAGTTTTATGGATTTGCGGGGCTAAGTGGTGGTGAAATGGAGACCTTCCTTCGGTGCGACTTTTAGGTGTGGAAATAAAATCTCCTCTTACAGCTGTTtctttatgtttatttttttaaattgattaggTTCTCACTAGGgcagttttgggtttggggataTTAATCATATTTCTTGCTCAGAACATCAAGTTCATCACTGAATGGGTCCCGTCTAAGAGTGCTTATGCCAGAAAATGTAATTAGGTGGGTTCTTACCATCTGATAGATATAGAGTTGGGACTTGAGACTTGGggcttgggacttgggacttgggacttgggacaatctATTCAAGCTTATTGTGTCATAGTTAATCTATAAGTTGAACCTGTTAAATGGTAAGTAATACTGTGATGATTAGACATGTGTTACAGGGTCCTAAACTCCTAGATGCCATGCAACGCAGATCTAAGATTTTCCCATATTGAGTGTGTTCTTTTTC includes the following:
- the LOC122072935 gene encoding rust resistance kinase Lr10-like, which produces MGKMGYLQPREYTMKTHLRFVMITILLYWTLLITPNRAQQENRIEERISTNPSYYYNLCATSVCNNITLIYPFRIPSTCHITSLDPWCASDNRTFYLTSPQSNNTFRVFPANFTTDGVTTDFVMAYNPLFSCGPISKPNYFEGSSPLTLPLDYNVGTHLNCTRPIPAGALQGLQNASCLGCPGQDPNNVCFYAPGLVSYQNCETYYMYTKKGFNVSAEKDLRGYLQRGFEMRYAKPRECRGCEATGGRCGRNPSSSTESFVCFCPSTIHSFNCSDGMMIDTTTWAPRERSGPSKALIAAVSASVSVVFLALLTVAVTLYVFRKDHKRNLKEAVSDMSPTRYSYSQIKKFTNNFSSKLGEGGFGTVYKGTLIQRKGVQVPVAVKLLKSKQSENQFMNEVATVGSVHHQHLVGLLGYCASGQRRALVYEFMEKGSLDKYIYNITEREGGEVVEDKSNLALERLSYKQMYAIALETARGILYLHQGCRNRILHCDIKPQNVLLDSNFTAKVADFGLAKMMDKDHSHVSLTRARGTPGYVAPEMWLKNYGPVTEKSDVYSYGMTLLEMIGGRTNYDLEAEESSQAYFPLWAFNKVKIGESPLLMRKKENALAVIDQGKEGDEAIVERICLVGLWCIQHIPSNRPYMDRVIQMLEGSAEIDIPPNPFPPETGGEF
- the LOC122072941 gene encoding probable gamma-secretase subunit PEN-2, coding for MERAESSVGEAERRHLGETAGLIMRSRNNPEPLWPTIDGPLGLSEEDSVSYARKFFKFGFLLLPLLWAVNCFYFWPVLRHSPSFPRIRRYVLGSAVGFVGFTVMLSSWALTFAIGGERLFGPVWERLVMYNVADRLGLSGWN